cacgaTACAGAAgtccttattttgtttagtttttgtgTATCGTGCAAAAGAAGCTTATGTGGTTATTGTGTGTAAACTGTGTAGTTATTTCAATTGCTTGATGTTGATagttgtatttataaatgatattatttacTTATTCACAGGGTTTTCATTttatgctaatgctatttatattgtatttcagtttttttgtatttgtaatatgttaaccatgtaaattgggtgacaTGTTCTcttacaaattaaagacaacGGTAACAACAATGCCATTCAATTTCTTCTGGAAGCGTAAAAATCACTGATTGAGGGCGGCGCCATATAAAAGTTCatctagattcaagattcaagagttttattgtcatatgcatagtaaaacaggcagttatactatgcaatgaaattcttattctgttcattctcccaagaaaagaaagaaaacacaagaaagaataagaacataagaaacataaataccatcataagaaacataaataccaataaattaagcaacaacaacagaagagacattaatacaaataaataagtaaataaataaaagtgctatgagtgtgtgcgtgtgttgcgcgcggcgtgtgtgagttcttcgttgagaagcctgatgacctgtgggtaaaagctgtttgccagccttgtggtcctggacttcaaattcctgtagcgtctgcctgacggtaggagtgtgaataatgagtgttgtggatgtgtgctgtccttgatgaggttgtgtgttctgtgtaggactctagatttataaatgtcttgcagtgaggggagggctgccccaacaatgtgctgtgagatcttgatcacccgctggagtgccttcctatcacgtgttgtacagttaccgtaccaaacagtgatggaggcggtaaggacactttcgatagtgcatctgtagaagcaactcaggattgtggtggacatgccaaatttcctcagtcttctcaggaagtacagtctcctttgggacttcttgataatttgttgggtgttgtgagaccaggtgaggtcctcgctgatgtgtgtgccaaggaacttgaaggttttcaccctctccacctcagtctcatcaataaacaggggtctatgcggctccttttcccttgttcttgggtcgatgatcatctctttagtcttctctgtattgagaaggagattgttatcacgacaccaagctatgaggtccgccacctctcttctgtatgatgtttcaacaccaccagtgatcaggccgatgactgtagtgtcatctgcaaatgtAATGATGACCTAAGGCGCCACATTGAGCATCTgcctaacttgcatgttttggggctgtgggaggaagccagagtacccggagaaccccacacacgcacagggagaacatatTAACTACACACAACGATGTTCCGAAGACTTTAACCAGACTGTGAGGCTGACGGGGTAATGCCTAGGCTGCTGTGTAACAAGCTCAATGAATGGCTTAATAAGCCGGATGGGTTTTGACATTCATGTACAATATATGGTTATCTGTGTGGGCTGCATTGTAGCCTTGTGGTTAGCACGTCAGCCTCACACTCCGGACAtccgggtttgaatctctgttgggacatctctgtgtatgtgcatgtgtgttttcgGTGCATACTCTGGCTTCttcccacatccccaaaacatgtCCAGGATGTACTGTACCCTGCCTTTTGCCCAAAGTcggctgagataggctccaatctcacccgtgaccctagagaggacaagcgtcatagaaaatggatagatggttAACTGTGAAAAATCAAATGTTTTGACCTTTCCCCTCACTGAATTGGAATACAGAGTGGGTCATAAGTTTCCATACAtaggaaaaataatcattcatgtTGGACAACCGTTTTTATTTATATCATGTGCTCTATATGATTCCCATTGTTTTGAAAACACTTGTTTTCCACTGTTGATGAACTTGCATTAACACAGTTGAAATTATGCTTGCAATGGCGGTGGTGATACGTTCCTTGAGATGACACACCATGGGCTTCAAGTGCCCCCAAAGATAGAAATCAAGAGGCAAGAGAGATCTGGGGATCTGAtctgaaacaaacaaatacactaCCGTATACATTTTCCTATGCATGGAAACCCACCCTGCAGATCGTAGAAGTGTCATTGCTGCCCACTGCTGGTGACAATTAGAAACTACTGGCACATGTTGCAGGCCATGAAACTGGTAAATGTAATGAATTGATACAGGAGTGATACATTGACTCCAATAATTATACATTCTAaggaaatatgttttgctttgtcTATCCATTTACCACGGAAGGCGAACGCTGATATCATGTGAGCGTGCGTGAGCTCATGTATGCCAAATAATAGGCAAACTTTGGCACCTAGTGGAGGCAAGGGGAACTGCAGCGGGGGCTCAAAGCCCGGATGGAGCAGCCATTGGGGAAGTGTACTGGGCTTAAACGTAACTGAAGAGGGTTCTCTCTCACTGGAATTAAATCGCCAAAGTAAAAAGCGAAGAGGAAACACATTCCAGTTCCACCACAGACATTCAGTGACTCCTTATCTTTGCTTGAAAAAACCCCAAAGGACTTATTTTGACCAAGTCTTCGAGCAAGTTTGGAAAGGCGCACAGCGGAGACGATACAGCTGAGCTACCAGCTACTACACGCTAAGCGGCACTGCTAGCCACATTGCTAACTGGAGCTCTGAAGTACAGCTTGTGGGCTGTCAACTTGCTTTCAGAACACGGAGCTTGAAATCCACTCACACGGTCAGGCTCGGCGAAAAAACCCAGGGACTTGCTTCATGAATTATGTCTGCCGCAAGCATTGACCCTCAGGTAGGACGCACAAAATACCTCGGTTGTTGGAGTGCTTGCAAAGCTAGCCGTCTGCTAACTTTAGCAATCTACAGGGCTATGTGGTTAGTGCTAGGAAGTGCTAGCTAGCATCTGCAGAGGTAACATCACACGCAAGTTGGATACAATCAGTGAACGTAAATGTTATATAAATGTTGATGTAAGACAAATGATAACCACACGTTTCCCCGCTGTGGACAAATGATTCACAGTGTACCACCACCGACCGAAGCTAATAGTAAAACACTGTTTAAGATAACTTGATCAATCATAACGTTTCAGTGAAGTTGAGGCATCTAGTTTATGTGCGTATGTTCACACTAACACGGATGCCTACGTTTTATTTTGTCAGCTACATTTTCAGGATGTATTAATTAGCTGATGGCTAGCTGTGAAAGCCATTTTGCAGGGCTATGCTAGCTAGCCAAGTTGTCCGTGAATTAATACCTGGCTTGGTTTGATGACTTAAATCACTAAAGTTGCTCATTACCGCACAAATTATTAATcaagcaaaaataaagtaagGCTCCATCGACTGTATGTGATTAGCAGCGCGAATCCAACAGCAACAACTGTGGCCAGTAAGTCAAGCAGCCTAGCGCCAGAGCAACAAATCAGTAGCATATGTGAGTGTACAATTAAAGGCTCCAGTCTTTTACTACATGAAGATAACTTTCTTCCGCTTTTTCCTCCTCTTGTTCGGATGGGAATGCAGCGATCAAAGGGACAAGCATCTAAAGGTGAGTAACTGTCAAACAGAACATTGATGATTTTTGTATTGATGTCGTGGCCTTCATTCTCTATTGCCTATGCAATGCATGGAAAAACTGTATGGCTATTTGTTTGAACAAAGGGTAGGCGTTAACAGAAACCCACTCACTGCACAGCGTAATTAATATTTGCCTTAAAAAATTGCAATACCAGTGCTGTATCAACAAAATCCAGTTTACACATCTAATATTGTGACAGAGAGGTAGTAATTTAACTGCTGCACAGCTTCATTATTGTAGTTGTACATCAGCAGTGCTACTGAGCTACACTGCTTCATATTTAGGCCCTCCTGTAGACACCATATTCGGTTAGTTGAACTACAACAATATTcctgttgttaaataaatacttcTCTGACAGTGTTTGACAGAGCTTCTGTACTGGCTGTCTCatagattgtgcaggtgaacCTTATGAAGTTGTTGGTGAATTTCTTTGCAACTTTACCAGCTACCTGAATGTTTATTAGAAAGTACGGAGGCGCCATTAGCAAATTCTTTAATGGTGAGTATCTGTGGCATATTTATTGTTCCTAACCGTGGTTGTTTGGAAGATTGAGTTCTTTCccttaattaatatttttttaactactaGTTTTAAATTAGATGTAATTAAATTTAATCAATGATTGCATTGCTGTATTTTGTATTACATTACACCCCACAAACAACCAATTCACACATCACATGCATAGCAGAGAGTCAAAATGATGGGGCGGCTGTCCTCCTGAGCATCTCGGGAGGTTGGTGCCTTGAGCATGGATACACTGAAAGTGCTCAGGAAGCACACTGGCACCTCTCCAGTGAGTCCCAAATATAATCAGAAATTAAAGATGTATGTTTGAGATAATTGCAAATGCCCACGTTAGGCAGGGTGCACACTTAGGTTTGTATCTTCCATACATTAGTCAATTCAACATTGTTTTTATGGCATAAGTTGcactagttggaaaatgtaatagAAGTTTAAATTCTAACTGTTTTGAAACCAATATAATCAGAGTGACCGTTTCACTTTTTCGATAAAACTACATGAAATTGATGTGTTCTTTAATTTCTGCTGCCTCTGCTTTTgcaaaatagcaaaatatatgcaaaatataaatatatgcatAAAGTGTTGTTTctcaaatgctgtattaaagctttttaaattgctacccccgcaagatagaTTTTGTGGAATATGTTAGCAGttaggttccacacggcagacatgattgcatATGTTTTGAAGGAAATTGGCAGGACGACGCCGcacaagacgttagttagggcaagacactacactgcacgaaagggtTTGCTGTGGCCTGCAAttgtgctagccacaggtgatcggcgttgaaaggcatttgtcAGCATatcacgtgattttttttattatggaaATGGCCGATctatcagagcatccctagatgagacgccttctttaaagaTACTTTCAATTTGAGAGTGCATTGTCTGATGAAggtctagcaggacttccaggtagcatgTAGGTGGGCTTCAAGCGTGAGAGCAGTCGGTGAACCCGGTGCCTTCCACCGCTGATAAAGGCTGGTGATCTAGTactattaattcaattatttttcaggttatttgttTAGCcatctgactgtcacgcacatacgggcgagtgttgtccagcatTTTGGCtacgttagctgccgtttgactgatgctgcaccatgagcctcgaaaactcaccataatCCGTGTGTTtgttcaaatgccgtattaaagggatagttccgattttttttggcatgaagtagtatgacacccccatcagctgTGTAGTGCATCAgcagtgacttttccccccacttcATCCCTTGAGTCGAGTTCTGGTCTGTTTTcgttgtggaggaaagtagttcccgCTATTTGCTGGGGTCTCGTAAGTTAagagttttgcttctcaaaacaatatgcattcacaagagtaatacatttgtatcacaAAATATTTTCCCACTAAAAAGTCGGACCTCTTAACCGCtcggcgttattttctctctgtTCGTATCACTCCGCGCTGccgcttgtccattgttgtgtaagtgttccacagtgtttacatgcatggATGAAGACCGCTGCAATGCTAACTCTCTCGCATCTTCATCCATGCATGTAAagactgtggaacacatacacaacaatggacaagtgGCAGCGTGcagtgatccccctatagtcgGAACACATCCTCCGGTCAccctttttgaaaagggggaccacctccctggtctgccaatccagaggtactgttcccgacttccacgcagtgTCGaggagacgtgtcagccaagacagtccctcaacattgagagccttgaggaactccctattaaatatgcatatttttgactaataataggccgtagtcaaccacgaaacggcgatcatttattaattgtttgaaaaaacgcaataaagTGAGAAAGCCATGTTCAAACCgccatgtagcgagggacaactgtatataaaTTTTATCAACTCTTTTGAGATGTATCTGATAATCTGTACGTTTCTAGCTAACATGTCTCTGCtctttggaaaaatatatatgGTTTGTTATCCAAACATGCATTAATACAAAGTTGTTTTGTTGCAGTGCAAAATGGTTCACTACATCAGAAGGAGACTGTCCATGACAATGACTTTGAGCCATATCTCACCAGTCAATCAACTCAGGTAAAGACGGAGCAATGAGATAgaattttattctatttttaaccCCTTGCTGTTCTGTCAGCCCTTCTACTGTTTTCATGATGAAGCCTGGGTTTTACGCCGCCCCCCATATGAGTGAAtttgtgtttaatttattttgttttagtctAGTTTTAGTAGactaaatttaacattttaatcaaataaaatatgaataggAACCACCTTTGTATAGTCTACCTGCAAAGCATCTCAATAATAGCCTTCATAACAAAAAGTAGACCTGCTCtcaatggatatactgtatctaaGTCAGTCATTTCACACTAAccttattgttgtattttacctgaaattaaaaaaaacatttttttcaaatgtgaaataatactAATATGACAAAGTGCAACTAATGTATGACATAATAAAACTACCCACTACGTATCTATGATACAACTATCGTCTTTCTcagcaataaaaaacagcagtaaaccTAGCATATGAAAATAACACATTCTTTGGTAAATATCTTTGCTTCATTTGTCAGGTCACTCGCCTGCAGATGCCACTTCAACTTAGTTGTGTTTTTAGCAGTGATAATTGCGCCATACAGTTTACACCAGGAGTGCCCATTACATCGATCGTGACCTAtgtattttctatgtttatagtaggaggtctttgggacttggtcattttaaaagtagcgcGTAGGCTGAAAAAATGTGAGCACCCCAGGTTTACACAGTGTCTTGTTCTTCATACCGTCAAAAGTGAAATATGTCCATTGGTCTACTCTTTTCCTTCTCCCAGGTGTAGACATATTGCAGCAGACTGTATGGTTTTGTGGTGGAAACGCCAACAGCCCAACCTCACAAAGACAGTAGTTCTAATTGGGTTTCCTCCGTAACTCATCCCCCGTTTCCTCTCCCACACACAGCTAAAATAGCTGTCTACAAGATATATGCTGTATACTGACAATATACTGTCTACAAGATGAATTAGATATGATTGGATTtcctttttgtcttgtttttattcattgatGAAACTGTCagtttttgtcaatattttgttttgattcGTTATCGTTTCATTTTTCATCAGGGGAAAAAGGTCTTTGACATCATTGAAATTGAGTAAATTACTTTCATCAAGACACACTGACGGCAGCTGCAGACTTTCCTCAGATCATATTTTCCACATATTGTTGGATTGAAATTGTGGTTATCTTGGACGTATTAGCCACACCATTCTACCTAATGAACTTTGAACTTTTGAGTTTTGACGGGCACCTCACTTGACCCAATCAACGGTTTACCTTATCTGCCGTGGCACAATAATTCACAAATGAACCTTTGTGAGTAAAAAAAAGTACCAGCCTGTCTTCTACCGTACGTAGCTTGGGCCAGTTGCAACAGATCTTTATGATGACTGAGGCATTGAATAGCCATTTAAGTTGTGAAAACTCAGATATGCCGGTTGATGGGTAGACTTTTGTCGTAAAACCAAGTGGCTCCTGCGTACCAGAGCAATGGGAAACGTGGACTGTGCGCCAATGGTGcgtcaatttatttttttttctttaatttccaaacaatcatgacaaaatggTTTTCAAAGACAAGATACAGTGTCAGGACACTATGGGGCTTTGCATGAGTAAGTGAACACACAGTGTGACCAAGGGTTTCCAGTTGGCACACCTTTGGAATGTCGGATCCTAAAAAAATATAAGTGAACCGACAAAAATCCTTCTATTTCATGTTCTCGAACTCGGATTTCTCAGTGTCTGCAGCACCTATACAGATTATGTTAGGGAAAAATTCAGCTTGATGACTTTCAATAGCCCAAAGTCATGCCTCTACTGGTTCAAGGACAGGTTTACATTTATTTAGGGTCTGGTTTTCTTTGGGCGTTATAGCCCCCCCCAAATCCTGGAATGTTAAGTGGTTACATGTAAATCAAACATAACATCTCATGCTAATGTTTTTGCTCTGCTCATTTCATGTTTCTAGAACAACAGCTACCAGTCCATCACCGACCCTTACCTTTCCAGTTACTACGCTCCCTCCATCGGCTTTCCGTACCCCCTCAGTGAGGCTCCTTGGTCCACAGGTGGCGACCCCCCAATTCCATACCTCACTCCCTATGGACCCTTGAGTAATGGAGACCATCATTTCATGCCGGACACAGTATTTGGCCAGCCGGGGGGCTTGGGAAGCAGCATTTACCCCCACAGGTTTAATTTTTTCCCAGAAAACCCCGCCTTCTCTGCTTGGGGCACAAGTGGCTCCCAGGGCCAGCAGACTCAAAGTTCAGCCTACGGTGGCAGCTATAGCTACCCTCCCAGCTCCCTTGGGGGCACCCTGGTGCCTGATGGTCAGACTGGCTTTCACAGTGACACACTCAACAAAGCTCCTGGTATGAACAGCCTGGAGCAGGGCATGGTTGGTTTGAAGATTGGAGGGGATGTCACTGGCCCGGGTTCAGGAGTGAAGGCTGTTGGGTCAGTGATTGGTGGGCAAGCTGTGGCAGCCACAGGGAATGGGGCCACACCCATCGGAATGCCCCCACCGAAACCCACGTCTTGGGCTGCTATTGCCAGCAAGCCTGCCAAGCCACAACAGCTAAAAGCTAAGGTGAAGCCAGGGTTGGCCAATCCAGGGGGAGCTTTGCCCCCACCTCCAATCAAACACAACATGAACATTGGCACATGGGAAAAGGGACCAGTAACTAAAATCGCCACGGCCCCCctgcaacaacagcagcagcctcTCGGTCTTCCTCATGCCATGCAACATCAAGCCCCCATGCAGCAAGGACCCATGCAGCCTCCCCCTCCTCATTCTTTGGTACAGCCTCAGATACAACCCATTGCCTTACAGCCTCAGCCCCCCCATCACCAGCACCATCAGCCACCTCCTCAGCCCTACCAAAACCACACCCAGCCCCCGCAACCCCAGACTCGCTGGGTGGCCCCACGCAACCGCAATCAAGGCTATGGGCAGGGAGGCCTCAGCCATGACAGTAGTGGGATGATGGGCATGGTTGGTAGCGGAAACTGCGGCCCCCAAATCTGTTCCAGCCAGGGACCTGGTGCCGAGTCCCATCCAGTGCTGGAGAAGCTTCGTGCCTCCCACAGCTATAACCCGAAGGACTTTGAATGGAACCTGAAGAATGGACGCGTTTTCATCATTAAGAGTTACTCTGAGGACGACATCCATCGCTCCATCAAGTACTCAATCTGGTGCAGCACAGAGCACGGCAACAAGCGACTAGACTCAGCCTTCCGGGCAATGAATGGTAAAGGCCCTGTGTATTTGCTATTTAGTGTCAATGGCAGTGGTCATTTTTGCGGCGTGGCAGAGATGCGTTCACCAGTGGACTACGGCACCAGTGCTGGTGTTTGGGCACAGGACAAGTGGAAGGGCAAATTTGATGTTGACTGGTTGTTTGTTAAGGATGTTCCTAATAGCCAACTGCGCCATATCCGCCTGGAGAACAACGACAACAAGCCAGTGACCAACTCCCGTGACACCCAGGAAGTTCCACTGGAGAAGGCCAAACAGGTGCTCAAGATCATCGCCGCCTACAAACACACCACGTCCATCTTTGATGACTTTTCTCACTATGAGAAGagacaagaagaagaggaggaggtgcgCAAGGTGGGTGTACTTGGGCAACACActgcaattttttgttttttgaaggatattacttttattttattaattaatgcacTAATATTTTGGTTTCTCTTTCCATGTGTTTCCTTTTGTTTTCATAGACTTTTGAACCTGCTCAGATACAGAGCCGCTCTCGGTTGGATCAGGTGAGGAAtccgtatttttattttttttaaattgttagtGTCGCTTGCATTGTATGTGAACCAAGAGAATGacttgattaaatattttatcacgtctttaaaaatcaaatatttgtttttaaaaaatttgtgtcttttttttttccccaaacaggaGCGCCAAAACAGGAATAAACAATAGAGGACATTTATCTCTGGCTTGATCAACACTAGGACACAATTGATTTAAGTGACAGAAGAACATGAAATGCAAACAAGccctttgttttttccaattcagTTCTGGAAATTCTTTGCCATCAAtgggtttgtgtgttttctttgccCGGTGTTCCATCCCCACCACCCAACACTTATTGTGTGCAGGGATTACCAGCTGATTTAATGAATCTCCACCACCcactttaaattcattttttaatttcttttacACTTCTTAACATCGTGTACTCTCACCAGACCTGCCCCCGTGCTCTCCACTTCTCAGCCGAATCAGGGTTTGACTGcatcatggagaaaaaaatctgccactttatatatatttcagtaCAATCAGGAATAGCCATGTCCTACCCCCATTTGTCCACGTGGGGGCAGCATTGCCAAGTTTTAGAGGTTTAACTGTGCCAACAGAGTTGGAGCGGCCCAAAGGCGATGTGCTACATGGAACTGTGCGAAAATAAAACTTCAGTAATTTATCTATTTTTCATTACGATTGAcaaaatttcaatttttttggcTTACTACTGACAGCTTTCATTTCAGAAACTCAGTTTCTGGAGgcttagtgtttttttgtttttttcttcttcctctaaTTATTAATGAACCGCTAACACAGTGACACTGCTGGAAAAATCAGGGATAGTGTGATGCCACACAAAACTGGAGACAATTCAGAAGAGGAATTGCAAAGACCTCTTGGAAAGAAATAAGTCCTCAGCAACCAGGACCATCACGCTTTTAAATCATAAAACTGTACTCTTGACATCCTTCACCTCTCTGCTTTACTTTCTTTTAATGTTTGTCTCCAACGGTGCTTGTGTTGCTCAACCCAGTTTTCGAGAAATGTGGCATCCTCCATTTTAGATTTTTATAATCATCAACATGTCGTGATGTTATTTGCTGCGTCAGAAGagttgttactttttttttgttccacacAAATTGGTGTGGCGGGAGCTCACTTATTTTTGACACCATTCTGTCTTAATCCTCATTTTTTGTTCCCCCCCAAACTTGGGTTTGCTAAATCTCTCATGTTGGTCGTAATGTTAAGCTTTAACGTAGGAGCCTATATATTCATGGAGAAAGCCTAAAAATGTATAACCTAATAATAACTGTAACTGATTTACTGTGGAGtaacaaaaatgaaagaaaagtggtttgtgtgttttttggtggTCTATTTGCTCAAGAGTCTGAATTCAATGCTTATGATACACAAGTTCCAACTgtggacacaaagtaccacGTCACCAACAGATTGTGCGCCCATGCATGTCAGAGTGGAATATGGGGAGTTTGTACTGTTTGGCAGAGTGGTGATTATGTGTAATGGTTCTTTGGGGACAGCACCCCTTGCCCCCATGTTTTGGTGTCACTCACACAACATCCATCAAAGCCTGAATTGATTTTTAGCTTCTTAATGACATGTTATGTGTGGGGAATCTTGTTATTTTGACTGTCGGACTTCATACTAATTAACTACAGTTAGACCTTGGCTTTCGTACACCCCAGTTTCCGTATGATTTGGGTTTTGTTGACAACTTTTGCTATAATATTGCACTTAAACTGTTCCGTTTGCCCTGCACTGTATCGTTTAGAGAAATCAAATGC
Above is a genomic segment from Dunckerocampus dactyliophorus isolate RoL2022-P2 chromosome 1, RoL_Ddac_1.1, whole genome shotgun sequence containing:
- the LOC129189816 gene encoding YTH domain-containing family protein 1-like, translating into MSAASIDPQRSKGQASKVQNGSLHQKETVHDNDFEPYLTSQSTQNNSYQSITDPYLSSYYAPSIGFPYPLSEAPWSTGGDPPIPYLTPYGPLSNGDHHFMPDTVFGQPGGLGSSIYPHRFNFFPENPAFSAWGTSGSQGQQTQSSAYGGSYSYPPSSLGGTLVPDGQTGFHSDTLNKAPGMNSLEQGMVGLKIGGDVTGPGSGVKAVGSVIGGQAVAATGNGATPIGMPPPKPTSWAAIASKPAKPQQLKAKVKPGLANPGGALPPPPIKHNMNIGTWEKGPVTKIATAPLQQQQQPLGLPHAMQHQAPMQQGPMQPPPPHSLVQPQIQPIALQPQPPHHQHHQPPPQPYQNHTQPPQPQTRWVAPRNRNQGYGQGGLSHDSSGMMGMVGSGNCGPQICSSQGPGAESHPVLEKLRASHSYNPKDFEWNLKNGRVFIIKSYSEDDIHRSIKYSIWCSTEHGNKRLDSAFRAMNGKGPVYLLFSVNGSGHFCGVAEMRSPVDYGTSAGVWAQDKWKGKFDVDWLFVKDVPNSQLRHIRLENNDNKPVTNSRDTQEVPLEKAKQVLKIIAAYKHTTSIFDDFSHYEKRQEEEEEVRKTFEPAQIQSRSRLDQERQNRNKQ